TTCTTAAAATTATCATCAGTTCCGGGAAAGTACTGCTGCGGCTGATCAACGACATTCTTGATTTCTCAAAAATCGAAGCCGGCAAACTCAGTCTGGAGGAAGTCAACTTCAACCTGCACCAGCTCATCCATGACATCAGCGACCTTTTTGTGGAACAGATGGTGGCTTCGCAGACCGAACTGGTAATCGACATCAGGCCCGGAGTGCCGCAAAGAATCATCGGTGACCCCCTGCGACTGCGGCAGGTTCTGATCAATATCACCGCCAACGCCTTTAAATTCACCAGTCAGGGCGAAATCGTAATCACTGTTTCCGCTGATAAAATAAGTGCCCACAAGGCTGAAATTGTTTTCGCCGTCAAAGACAGCGGAATAGGTATCCCCGAAGAGGTACAGCCACATCTTTTTGAAGCCTTCAAGCAGGCAGACGGCTCCACCACCCGCAAATACGGCGGCACGGGACTGGGCCTTTCCATCTCGAAACGCATTGTAGACCTCATGGGCGGAAATATCTGGTTCCGCAGTAAATCGGAGGAAGGAAGTACCTTTTTCTTCACTATAACTTCCGATATTGCCGCAGAACCGTCCCCTGCAGAATTCAAGCTGCCCCCGGAACTTCAGAATGCTCCTGTGCTGGTTGCGGATGACAACTTCGCTGTGCGCAGTGTGCTGGTGCGCTATCTCAAACAATTCGGTTTTCAGCCGACCAGTGTGCCGGATGCGGAAAAAGCTTTGCAACTCATTGAAGAGGAAAAATCCGCCCCCTTCAAACTGCTTATCATCGACCTTAAACTGCCCGGCATGAATGGTGACGAGGCAAGTTCGCAGCTGCGCAAAAAGTACAACAAAGATGAACTGCCCATCCTGATGATCACCGCAACGGAGATGAATACCGCCCTTGAAAGAGCCCAGAACGCGCAAATCAACAGGATGATAAGCAAGCCCCTGAAACAGAACACTCTTTTCAATTCCATTCTGGAAACTCTTGGGTACGAAGTGCCCAAAGAATATTCATACGAACCATCCAAACCGGTTGAAAACGAATTCCGGAACTACAATCTGCTGCTGGTGGAAGACAATCCCATCAACCAGCAGGTGGCCGAGCAGATCCTGCTGCCCACCGGCATAGAAATCGATGCCGCATCCAACGGCAAGGAAGCCGTAAAAATGGTACAGGAAGCGAGCTACGACATAGTCCTCATGGATATTCAGATGCCGGAAATGGACGGTTATGAGGCAACAGACATAATCCGCAATGAACTCGGCCTTACCGAACTGCCCATAATAGCCATGACCGCCCACGCCATGCGCGGCGACAAGGAACGCTGCCTTGAATCAGGTATGGATGATTACATACCCAAACCCATTGATAAAGAGCTGATGATCGCCACTATCCGCAGCCACCTGCCTGAAAACCAAACAATAAAAGAAAAAGCTCCCGTCCCCCCTGCCTCGACTTCGATTTCAGCACAGGAAGCTCCAGAATCCATGGAATGCCGGGAAATAAACATGGAGGAAGTGCTGGAACGCATCGGCGGAGACATGGGAATTCTGGTCAGTATTTTGCGCAACTTCAAAGAATACAATTCGAATTTCAGCGAGGAAATGCAGACCCTGCTCCGCAATAACCAGCTTAAGGAAGCCGGGGACAAAGCGCACACCCTGAAAGGCTCAGCAGCGAACATTTCCGCACAGGAACTGGCCATGGCAACACTGGATCTGGAGAAAGCATGCAAATCGGATCTCTTGAAAGATGCACAGGAAGCCCTTGAAAATACCTCTAAGAAACTGGAACTGCTCTTTAAGGAAATTTCAATGCTGGAAAAGGATTACGATTGATTCAGTTGAAATTAAATCATATTTGAGGCAGAAATCATCAATCAATTCTGACTGTAAAAAAGGATTTCAAATATGGCATTAATGTTCGGAAGCCCCAACCGCAAACCAAGCAGGACCATTGAGGACGCCAAAAAAGACCAGCGTCTTGATATGGCCCGCACCATGTATCTAGGCGGCAAGGTAAAAATTGTGACCACTGAAGAAGTCCCCAACCGGGAAGTTCTGGGAACATTCGGTCTCATTGTCTGCAGAAGCTACAATTTCGACAACGCATTCTACGGTCTCATCGCACAGGCCATCGACGCCAACGCCGATGCCATCGTCGGCTACCGGGAATCAGTCTCCTTCCACCCTGAAGGCGACAAATTTTACTCCTGCTACGGAACAGCCGTACGCTTGAAAAAAGTTAAGCCTACCAAATAAAAAAACCGCAGGGATCGTTTAGACAATCCCTGCGGTTTTACCTTAATAAAATCAGCCCTTCACAGATTTTATATTCCATATATCTTCCGCATATTCACGCATGGTCCTGTCTGTTGAGAATTTACCCATGCGCGCGGTATTCAGTATCGCCTTTCCGGCCCATAGCTCTCTGTCCGCGTAATCCTTATCGATCCGCTTCTGGGCGGCAATGTACGATTTAAAATCAGCCAGATGCATATACTGCTCGTTATCGGAAAGCAGCTTATCCACGACCCAGCGGAATAAATCCGGTTCATTGGGTGAAAACCTGTTCTTTTGCAGGGCGGTGAGAACCTGCCTGATTTCCGGACTCCGGTTGTAGATTTCCCGCGGGTGGTAGCTGGAGTTGCGCAGCTTTTTATCGACCTCTTCCTGCTTAAGGCCGAACAAATAAAAATTGTCCGCACCGATCTCTTGCAGCATTTCTATGTTGGCACCGTCGTATGTGCCTATGGTCAATGCCCCGTTCATGGCGAATTTCATATTTCCGGTGCCTGAAGCCTCGGTTCCGGCAGTGGAAATCTGCTCACTCACATCACAGGCCGGGATGATCTTCTCGGCAAGGGAAACCCGGTAATCGGGCACAAAGGCCACCTTGATCAGTCCTTCAGTTCTGGGATCGTTGTTGACCACGTCCGCCACTGAATGGATCAGCTTGATAATCTGCTTGGCTTCCCAATAACCCGGGGCAGCCTTGCCCGCAAAGATAAAGGTCCGCGCACAGGAGGGCTCCACCTCATTATCCACCAGCTCCAGATAAAGATGCATGATATGCAGCACATTCAGCAGCTGGCGTTTGTATTCATGGATACGTTTGGACTGAATATCAAAAATGGAATCCGGGGAAACATCGATATCCAGCGTTTTTTTAATGAAATTACCCAGCCGGACTTTATTGGCCCGCTTGGCTTTCATGAAACGGGCCCGGAAACCCTTGTCGTTGACCAGCCCCTCCAGCCGACGCAGTTCTCCAAGGTCTGTTATCCAGCCCTTGCCCAGAAAGTCGGTCAGCAGACCTGAAAGCGCGGGGTTGGCCTTGAGCAGCCAGCGGCGCGGGGTGACCCCGTTGGTCTTGTTGTTGAATTTCTCCGGTTCCAATTCATGGAAATCAGGAAACAGCCGGGTCTTGACCAGCTCCGAATGAAGCTCGGAAACCCCGTTCACCGAATGGGAACCGATAACCGCAAGATTTGCCATACGCACGTTTTTACTTCCATCCTCACAGATTAAAGACATGCGACGCAGCTTGTCAGTATTCTCGGGATATCTGGATTTCACCTTTTTCAGGAAACGGCTGTTGATTTCATAAATGATCTGCAAATGACGCGGCAGGACCTTTTCAATCAGAGAAACAGACCAAAGTTCCAAAGCCTCGGGCAGCAGGGTATGGTTGGTATAGGCACAGGTGGCACGGGTTATTTCCCATGCTTTTTCCCACTCGATGCGCCGTTCATCCACAAGATAGCGCATCAGCTCCACCACGGTCAGGGCCGGATGGGTGTCATTAAGCTGGATGGCTACGTAATCGGCAAATTCTTCAAAATTCTTGTTCTGAGCCATGAATCTGCGGGTAATATCACGCAGACCGCAGGCCACGAGAAAATATTCCTGCACCAGCCGGAGTTCCTTTCCGAAAGAGACCGATTCCGTGGGATAGAGCACCTTGGAAACCATCTCCGACTCAACCTTGCGCTGCACGGCCCGGATATAGTCGCCGTGGTTGAAAATATCCATGTCGAAATTTTCAGAAGCACGGGCGGCAAACAGACGCAGATAATTAACAGTGTTGCCGCCATAGCCGACCACCGGAACGTCGTAGGGGACACCTATAATGTCATCCCAGTCCACCCACATGGGCAGGTATTCACCGCTGGGGGAAACCGCACTCTCAACCCTGCCGTAAAGCGGCACAATCACTGACTGGTCGGGACGGGCAATCTGCAGCGGCATACCGGTTTTCATCCAGTAATCGGCCAGCTCCTTCTGATACCCGTTGTGAATGGACTGGCGGAACAAACCGTACTCATAGTGAATTCCATATCCGCAACCGGGCAGATCGAGGGTTGCCAGAGAATCAAGAAAACATGCCGCCAGCCTGCCCAGCCCACCGTTACCGAGGGCCGGATCGCGCTCACTGGCCCGGACTTCATCCAGATCAAATCCGAGGTCTTTGAAAATATCCTCGCAGACATCCAGAAGCTCCATATTGCACAGGGAATTACCCAGACAACGTCCCAGCAGGTATTCTATGGAGAAGTAATACATGCGCTTGGCCTTCACCTTGCGGTAACGGTCGCGGGTTTCAATCATCCGCTCCACCAGCCTGTCACGCAATGCAAGAGCTAGTGCTTTGCCTGCGTCCCATTCACTGGCATCTTTCACTTCCTTGCTCAGCGAATAAACAACATGATCCTTGATATCCGAGAGCAAACTCTCACGGTCGTTTTTCTTCTTGATTTTAAAGACGGTGTTTTTCATGGCTCCTCCTGCGACTTAGGCTGCTTCGGGGATTAGACCCAAGATAACATCTTGCAGGGGCTAAATCCACTTGAAACATCTGCAATCCGAAATAGAGGAGTATTTTGTACTCCCGGTTATGGCGCAGCTATCAACAAAATGTTATAAGCAAACCAGCAAAAATACATTTCCATATAAACCAACAAATTTAATATCCGACCACAGAGCAGAGGTAAGCCGCATGAAATCATCAACCACCCGAAACAGCACTGGAAATTTGGAAGTCTTACTCAAAGAAGCTGAAAAAGTTATCCAGCAGATTATGGACAGCGGTGTTGCTGAAGAACAGATAATCGAACAGATTCAAAGATTCCGGGACGGATTCCCAAGCACTCCGCTGCTTAAACCATGCACTCCCGGTGACGGCATAACCATCATTGCTGACGAAGAACGTCCTGGACTGCTCGAATCGTACAAACAGGCTGTGCAGGAAGGACGGATAACCAAATTCGTCCCGGCATCAGGGGCCGCGACCCGCATGTTCAAATCCCTGCTGGCGGTCTACAATTCTTCTGAAGATGAAATTTCAGACCTCAAAGGAAGCACTGAAAACGTCGTCTTTTGCCGCACTTTCATTGATTCACTGGATAAATTCGCCTTTTATGCCGAGCTGCAGAAGATTATGGCTGACCACGGAATTGATCTGGAGACAGCCCGCAGAAGCAACGATTTCAGAACCATCCTGCACCATGTGCTCAGCCCGCAAGGCTTGAGTTACGGAGCACTGCCCAAAGGACTGATCCCCTTCCACAGCTATGAAGACCATTCTCGGACCCCGTTTGCAGAACATATTGCCGAAGCAATTGAATATGCCAGAGACAGGGAAAACATCGTCCGGGTCCACTTCACGGTCTCGCCGGACCACCGGGAAAGAATTGAAAAGCACGTATCTGAGACACTCAAACGGTATCCGCAAATGGATTTCCGGATTTCATATTCCGAACAACGCAAGCAGACCAACACCATTGCCGTTGATCTGAGCGGAGAAGGATTCCGCACCAGCGACGACAGACTGCTTTTCAGACCGGCAGGACACGGGGCATTGCTGGTCAACCTGAACGAACTGGAAGGAGACATTGTATTTCTGAAGAACATCGACAATGTGGCCCCGGACCATTTAAAAGGAGACACCATCGAGTACAAACAAATTCTCGGCGGACTGCTGGTGGAATTGCAGAATGAAATATTCGGCCACATCCGCAGCCTGAAGCAGGAACAGCCCACCGGGCTGAATTCAGTAGAGAACTTTATGGCCGGACGTCTGAACATGGAACTTCCGGACTCCTACAATTCCATGGAACATGAGCAAAAAGCTACATGGCTGCTTGCTAAACTGGACCGCCCGATCAGAGTATGCGGCATGGTGGAAAACACCGGAGAACCCGGCGGAGGACCTTTCTGGGTGCTTGGATCGGACGGAGAACCATCAAGGCAGATTGTAGAAAAAAGCCAGGTCGATCTTGATAATCCGGATCAGGCTGAATGTATGAGTAAGGCAACACATTTCAACCCGGTGGATATCATCTGCGGGCTGCGTGACCATGAAGGCAAACCTTTCAATCTGCTGGAAAGAATAGACAAGGATTCCGGATTCATATCCGTGAAATCAAAGGACGGAAAGGAACTCAAGGCAATGGAGCTGCCCGGACTCTGGAACGGGTCCATGGCTGACTGGACCACTATTTTCGTTGAAGTGCCGCTCAGCACATTCTCCCCGGTAAAAACAGTAAATGACCTGCTTAAAACGGTGCATCAACCGGCCATGCGCCCGGCTGAAAGATAAAAAATAGTATCAGCAACTTCCTCCAGCCAGGGATGGTCATGGCTGACGATGACAAGCGTAGTTCCCTGCTCATCACGGGCGGAAACAGCGGCGTCATGGATAAGTTGCGTGGATTCAAAATCAAGGCTGGCTGTGGGCTCGTCAAGGAGCAGCACCCTTGGGTTCAGAACCAGCCGCGCGGCCAGAGCCACCCGTTGGGCCTCCCCGCCGGAAAGCTCAAACCAATGACGGTGCATGAATTTATCAGGTGCCAGACCTACCTTTGAAAGGGAATGGCAAACCTTGTCGTGAACATTCTTTTCCCCGCGCAATTCAAGTCCGTATGCAACGTTTGCGGCAACGGAACGCTTAAGCAGGTACGGCTCCTGAGTAAGCATGGTCACTTCGCGGCGCAATGAATGTTCCGGTTCCTCTATCTCCCTGCCGTCATAAAAAAGAGAGCCCGAATCAGGACTTTCCAGAAAAGCGAGCATGCGCATGAGGGTACTCTTACCGCTGCCGTTATGTCCGGCCAGCCCGACAATGTCACCTTCATTAACGGAGAATTCATCCACCGTAAGCACCAGACGTCCGTTGTAACGCTGCCGGACCTGCTTAAGTCTGTATAATTCCTTCATTACTGCCCTGCCCTTTTACGGACACCGGACATGCAATAATTGACCGCAAAAGCAATCATCATCAGCACCAGCCCAAGCGCGATACCCATGGCAAATTCTCCCTTGCCTGTTTCAAGGGCAATGGCAGTGGTGATGGTCCGGGTGTGCCATTTGATATTGCCGCCCACCATCATGGAAATACCGATCTCGGAGACAATACGCCCGTAGGCCGCTGCTGCCGCTAGGATAAGGCTGTAACGGGCCTCCCAGAGGGTGGTGCGCAAAATCTGGCTGTGTGAGGCACCGAGGGTCAGCAGGGTCTGCTTGAGGCGTAGGTCGAGATTCTCCACCGCTGTGGCCATCATGGCGATGACAATGGGCAGGCCGAGCAGTGTCTGGCCCACGGCTATTCCGGGTATGCTGAACAGAAGCTCCATTTCGCCCATGGGGCCGCGGCGGGAAAGCATGGCGTAAACCAGCAGCCCGATAACAACAGTGGGAAAAGAAAGCAGGGTATCGGCAATAAGGCGGATTGCCCTTTTGCCGGGAAATTCGTGATAGCCGAGCAGAAACCCCAGCGGCGCACCGAGAATCAGGGTGGCACTGATGGAAATGGTGGTCACGCAGACCGTGGTATAAATGGCGGAATAGGTTTCCGGGTCAGCGGAAAAGAGCAGCACGAACGCCTGCCAGAAACCGTTTAAAATAAAATCCATAAATTAATGAAGCCTCCCCTTTTACTCTAACACTAATAATAACAAACGGCCTTTCCGACCACAAGAGCGAAGCTTATTAAAACGTTTTGAAAGGGAGAGTCCAGAGAGGGAAAACTTTTGGAAAAGTTTTCCCTCTCTGGTCGCCGAAGGCGTTAATTATTTAGCGTTGGGGATGAAGAGCTTTTTACCGAGCAGCTTGAAGTTGCCGATAGCTTTCTGGGTTTTGGGGGAAGCCATCCACTCGGAGAACTTGGTAGCCA
This genomic interval from Desulfovibrio sp. JC010 contains the following:
- a CDS encoding hybrid sensor histidine kinase/response regulator, which encodes MLKIDKVQTRIGILIVVISLISFVVSGAYDYSSMRNNMLKELNQKADGLVERLSESLITPLWNVDQAAINRILLSEMNDKRIKAILVTEDNGNNVFAGKIRNEEWHIVSFKSWPIGKFVKRKAEISIMNQPIGAVEIFLSPKFIDDELYQSLLNSLLRTMMLVVLINLALFVTMRRILISPIAKLSQTARQISLDKNYSSRVQIECKGEMKSLVENFNNMLQQIEEQDLKLKQYSGQLQEKIHQSNKNLENSYRELKIINRELEVAKDDAEAASKSKSEFMANVSHEIRTPMNAIIGMADLTMETRLSAKQREFLKIIISSGKVLLRLINDILDFSKIEAGKLSLEEVNFNLHQLIHDISDLFVEQMVASQTELVIDIRPGVPQRIIGDPLRLRQVLINITANAFKFTSQGEIVITVSADKISAHKAEIVFAVKDSGIGIPEEVQPHLFEAFKQADGSTTRKYGGTGLGLSISKRIVDLMGGNIWFRSKSEEGSTFFFTITSDIAAEPSPAEFKLPPELQNAPVLVADDNFAVRSVLVRYLKQFGFQPTSVPDAEKALQLIEEEKSAPFKLLIIDLKLPGMNGDEASSQLRKKYNKDELPILMITATEMNTALERAQNAQINRMISKPLKQNTLFNSILETLGYEVPKEYSYEPSKPVENEFRNYNLLLVEDNPINQQVAEQILLPTGIEIDAASNGKEAVKMVQEASYDIVLMDIQMPEMDGYEATDIIRNELGLTELPIIAMTAHAMRGDKERCLESGMDDYIPKPIDKELMIATIRSHLPENQTIKEKAPVPPASTSISAQEAPESMECREINMEEVLERIGGDMGILVSILRNFKEYNSNFSEEMQTLLRNNQLKEAGDKAHTLKGSAANISAQELAMATLDLEKACKSDLLKDAQEALENTSKKLELLFKEISMLEKDYD
- a CDS encoding glycogen/starch/alpha-glucan phosphorylase; this translates as MKNTVFKIKKKNDRESLLSDIKDHVVYSLSKEVKDASEWDAGKALALALRDRLVERMIETRDRYRKVKAKRMYYFSIEYLLGRCLGNSLCNMELLDVCEDIFKDLGFDLDEVRASERDPALGNGGLGRLAACFLDSLATLDLPGCGYGIHYEYGLFRQSIHNGYQKELADYWMKTGMPLQIARPDQSVIVPLYGRVESAVSPSGEYLPMWVDWDDIIGVPYDVPVVGYGGNTVNYLRLFAARASENFDMDIFNHGDYIRAVQRKVESEMVSKVLYPTESVSFGKELRLVQEYFLVACGLRDITRRFMAQNKNFEEFADYVAIQLNDTHPALTVVELMRYLVDERRIEWEKAWEITRATCAYTNHTLLPEALELWSVSLIEKVLPRHLQIIYEINSRFLKKVKSRYPENTDKLRRMSLICEDGSKNVRMANLAVIGSHSVNGVSELHSELVKTRLFPDFHELEPEKFNNKTNGVTPRRWLLKANPALSGLLTDFLGKGWITDLGELRRLEGLVNDKGFRARFMKAKRANKVRLGNFIKKTLDIDVSPDSIFDIQSKRIHEYKRQLLNVLHIMHLYLELVDNEVEPSCARTFIFAGKAAPGYWEAKQIIKLIHSVADVVNNDPRTEGLIKVAFVPDYRVSLAEKIIPACDVSEQISTAGTEASGTGNMKFAMNGALTIGTYDGANIEMLQEIGADNFYLFGLKQEEVDKKLRNSSYHPREIYNRSPEIRQVLTALQKNRFSPNEPDLFRWVVDKLLSDNEQYMHLADFKSYIAAQKRIDKDYADRELWAGKAILNTARMGKFSTDRTMREYAEDIWNIKSVKG
- a CDS encoding DUF4301 family protein, translating into MKSSTTRNSTGNLEVLLKEAEKVIQQIMDSGVAEEQIIEQIQRFRDGFPSTPLLKPCTPGDGITIIADEERPGLLESYKQAVQEGRITKFVPASGAATRMFKSLLAVYNSSEDEISDLKGSTENVVFCRTFIDSLDKFAFYAELQKIMADHGIDLETARRSNDFRTILHHVLSPQGLSYGALPKGLIPFHSYEDHSRTPFAEHIAEAIEYARDRENIVRVHFTVSPDHRERIEKHVSETLKRYPQMDFRISYSEQRKQTNTIAVDLSGEGFRTSDDRLLFRPAGHGALLVNLNELEGDIVFLKNIDNVAPDHLKGDTIEYKQILGGLLVELQNEIFGHIRSLKQEQPTGLNSVENFMAGRLNMELPDSYNSMEHEQKATWLLAKLDRPIRVCGMVENTGEPGGGPFWVLGSDGEPSRQIVEKSQVDLDNPDQAECMSKATHFNPVDIICGLRDHEGKPFNLLERIDKDSGFISVKSKDGKELKAMELPGLWNGSMADWTTIFVEVPLSTFSPVKTVNDLLKTVHQPAMRPAER
- a CDS encoding ATP-binding cassette domain-containing protein produces the protein MKELYRLKQVRQRYNGRLVLTVDEFSVNEGDIVGLAGHNGSGKSTLMRMLAFLESPDSGSLFYDGREIEEPEHSLRREVTMLTQEPYLLKRSVAANVAYGLELRGEKNVHDKVCHSLSKVGLAPDKFMHRHWFELSGGEAQRVALAARLVLNPRVLLLDEPTASLDFESTQLIHDAAVSARDEQGTTLVIVSHDHPWLEEVADTIFYLSAGRMAG
- a CDS encoding ABC transporter permease, with translation MDFILNGFWQAFVLLFSADPETYSAIYTTVCVTTISISATLILGAPLGFLLGYHEFPGKRAIRLIADTLLSFPTVVIGLLVYAMLSRRGPMGEMELLFSIPGIAVGQTLLGLPIVIAMMATAVENLDLRLKQTLLTLGASHSQILRTTLWEARYSLILAAAAAYGRIVSEIGISMMVGGNIKWHTRTITTAIALETGKGEFAMGIALGLVLMMIAFAVNYCMSGVRKRAGQ